One window of Microcoleus vaginatus PCC 9802 genomic DNA carries:
- a CDS encoding TauD/TfdA family dioxygenase → MTNTETKNLNSQKLGSVRRKAVTLSSEELVKTAYLQPENLLPLVLQPTVEKLNLAGWAQNNRSSIETQLWKHGGILFRGFEVGGVKGFEQFIQTIAGDLLEYSFRSTPRSQVSGNIYTSTEYPAEQFIPLHNEMAYSRNWPLKIAFFCVKKAEQGGETPIANSRKVFESLDSKIREKFAQKKVMYVRNYGGGVDLPWQNVFNTDSKIEVEEYCKKAGIELEWKSGDRLRTRQICQAVAQHPKTQEMVWFNQAHLFHISNLEPAVRKELLTSFKQEDLPRNAYYGDGSPLEDFILDEIRRCYQQETIVFPWEEGDVLLLDNMLAAHGRTPFSGSRRVVVGMAEAFSCQNI, encoded by the coding sequence ATGACAAATACAGAAACAAAGAATCTCAATTCCCAAAAGTTAGGCTCAGTTAGGCGCAAAGCCGTCACCCTGTCCTCAGAGGAATTAGTCAAAACCGCCTACCTCCAGCCCGAAAACCTTCTACCTCTTGTTCTTCAGCCAACAGTAGAAAAATTAAATCTCGCGGGTTGGGCACAGAACAATCGCTCATCAATTGAAACGCAGTTATGGAAGCACGGAGGAATACTTTTTCGAGGCTTTGAAGTCGGCGGGGTGAAGGGTTTCGAGCAGTTTATTCAAACTATTGCTGGCGACTTGTTGGAATATTCTTTTCGCTCAACTCCGCGCAGTCAGGTGAGCGGAAATATCTACACTTCCACCGAGTATCCTGCCGAGCAATTCATCCCCCTGCACAATGAAATGGCTTATTCTCGAAATTGGCCGCTGAAAATCGCTTTTTTCTGCGTCAAGAAAGCCGAACAGGGAGGAGAAACTCCGATTGCTAACAGCCGCAAAGTGTTTGAAAGCCTGGATTCAAAGATTAGAGAAAAGTTTGCCCAAAAAAAGGTTATGTATGTGCGAAATTACGGCGGAGGCGTAGATTTACCCTGGCAAAATGTCTTCAATACTGATAGCAAAATAGAGGTAGAAGAGTATTGCAAAAAAGCGGGAATTGAGTTAGAATGGAAAAGTGGCGATCGCTTGAGAACTCGGCAAATATGTCAAGCGGTCGCCCAGCACCCAAAAACTCAGGAAATGGTGTGGTTTAATCAAGCTCACCTCTTCCACATTTCCAATCTCGAACCCGCCGTTCGCAAAGAGCTTTTAACTTCTTTTAAACAGGAAGATTTACCCCGCAATGCTTATTACGGCGATGGCTCGCCCCTTGAAGATTTTATATTAGACGAAATTCGTCGCTGCTACCAGCAAGAAACGATTGTTTTCCCTTGGGAAGAAGGAGATGTCTTGCTGTTAGATAATATGCTAGCCGCGCACGGACGCACGCCATTTTCGGGTTCGCGTCGGGTTGTTGTCGGTATGGCAGAAGCGTTTAGCTGTCAAAATATTTAG